A stretch of the Denticeps clupeoides chromosome 6, fDenClu1.1, whole genome shotgun sequence genome encodes the following:
- the pora gene encoding NADPH--cytochrome P450 reductase isoform X1, with product MGCVFSLPRERRAAAERIMPTRETSFIEKMKKMNRNILVFYGSQTGTAEGFAHQLAKDAQRYGLKAMAADPEEHDMSDLLRLPEIDNSLAVFCMATYGEGDPTDNAQAFYDWLQVTGDRLEGLNFAVFGLGNKTYEHFNAMGKYVDKRLSELGARRIFDLGLGDDDGNLEEDFLSWKEEFWPAVCKFFGVEPTTQEGSIRQFELVVHTDINTNEVFTGEIGRLKSFQIQKPARHQKHEPSIFTSSCGQRTHKPFDSKNLFLSSVSVNRKLNKGGSRHYMHLELDISGSHIRYDSGDHVALYPTNDTFLVNRLGELLGVDLDTIISLNNLDEASNKKHPFPCPTSYRTALTHYLDISSPPRTNVLFELSQYASNPKDQETMRTMASSSSEGKDMYQNWILAARRHLLAVLEDLPSLKPPIDHLCELLPRLQARYYSISSSAKVHPNSVHVCGVVVEYTTSTGRTNKGVATNWLKNKEVTDNGHKHTVPMYVRKSQFRLPFRASNPVIMVSAGTGIAPFIGFIQERAWLKQQGKDVGETVLYYSCRHRNEDFLYQEELEAFERAGVLNELNVAFSRDQEHKVYVQHLLKKNKEHLWRLIHMDNAHIYICGDARNMAREVQKAFHEIAEEVGNLSHTQAVEYFKHLMKKGRYSQDVWS from the exons AATAATGCCCACAAGAGAAACCAGCTTTAttgagaaaatgaagaaaatg AATCGGAATATCTTGGTCTTCTATGGATCTCAGACAGGCACTGCTGAGGGTTTTGCCCACCAGCTAGCCAAAGATGCCCAGCGTTATGGATTGAAGGCGATGGCAGCAGACCCTGAGGAGCATGACATG TCCGACCTGCTACGTCTGCCTGAGATAGACAACTCCCTGGCTGTCTTCTGCATGGCTACCTACGGCGAGGGCGACCCCACTGACAATGCTCAGGCCTTTTATGACTGGCTGCAGGTGACGGGTGACAGGTTGGAGGGGTTGAATTTTGCT GTGTTTGGCTTGGGAAATAAAACATATGAACATTTCAATGCCATGGGCAAATATGTGGATAAAAGGCTTTCTGAGCTTGGAGCAAGAAGGATCTTTGATCTGGGACTGGGAGATGATGATGGCAA TCTGGAGGAGGACTTTCTCTCATGGAAAGAGGAGTTCTGGCCAGCGGTGTGCAAGTTTTTTGGTGTGGAGCCCACAACTCAGGAGGGCAG CATTCGCCAGTTCGAGCTGGTGGTCCACACTGACATCAACACGAATGAGGTGTTCACAGGTGAAATTGGCCGGCTGAAGAGCTTCCAGATCCAGAAACC GGCAAGACATCAAAAACATGAGCCTTCAATATTCACGTCTTCATGTGGACAAAGGACACACAA GCCCTTTGATTCAAAGAATCTCTTCCTGTCGAGTGTCAGTGTCAACCGCAAACTGAACAAGGGGGGCAGTCGGCACTACATGCACCTGGAGCTGGATATCTCAGGGTCTCATATCAG ATATGACTCGGGGGACCACGTTGCTCTTTATCCAACGAATGATACGTTCCTGGTGAACAGACTGGGCGAACTTCTGGGTGTGGACCTTGACACCATTATCTCTCTAAACAATCTGGATG AGGCTTCCAATAAGAAGCACCCATTTCCCTGCCCTACTTCTTACCGCACAGCTCTAACACACTACCTGGACATCAGCAGTCCTCCACGAACCAATGTGCTTTTTGAACTGTCCCAGTATGCAAGCAATCCTAAAGACCAGGAGACCATGAGAACCATGGCATCCTCTTCCTCTGAGGGAAAG GACATGTACCAGAACTGGATACTAGCAGCACGCAGGCACCTTCTGGCTGTTCTAGAGGACTTGCCATCACTGAAGCCTCCCATTGACCACCTGTGTGAGCTCCTGCCTCGTCTCCAGGCTCGGTATTACTCCATCTCGTCCTCTGCCAAG GTCCATCCCAACTCTGTGCATGTCTGTGGAGTGGTGGTGGAGTACACCACCTCCACCGGTCGAACCAACAAGGGTGTGGCCACCAACTGGCTCAAGAACAAGGAGGTCACTGATAATGGGCACAAGCACACGGTGCCCATGTATGTGAGGAAGTCCCAGTTCCGTCTGCCCTTCAGAGCCAGTAACCCGGTAATCATGGTCAGTGCTGGGACAGGAATTGCCCCTTTCATTGGTTTCATCCAGGAGCGAGCATGGCTGAAACAGCAAG GGAAGGATGTTGGTGAGACAGTCCTCTACTATAGCTGCCGTCACAGGAACGAGGACTTCCTGTaccaggaggagctggaggcctTTGAGAGGGCAGGGGTGTTGAACGAGTTGAATGTGGCATTTTCCAGAGACCAGGAACACAAG GTTTATGTGCAGCATCTgctgaaaaagaacaaagaacattTGTGGAGGCTGATTCACATGGACAATGCTCACATCTACATCTGTGG